One window of the Methanomassiliicoccaceae archaeon DOK genome contains the following:
- the hdrC gene encoding CoB--CoM heterodisulfide reductase subunit C, translating to MVTPNPDFAKEIAAAGGEEVKMCFQCGTCTAGCPSGRRTSYRVRKLMRMAQLGMKEEIVNSEELWECSTCYTCVERCPRQVPIVDIIIALRNIAVAEGHMYENHKNTAKNLAKYGHTVSVQDKITALREQIGLPGIPPTVLSNDKAKADLDKILTLTGFDKITE from the coding sequence ATGGTAACGCCCAACCCCGATTTCGCCAAAGAGATCGCCGCAGCCGGCGGCGAGGAAGTCAAGATGTGCTTCCAGTGCGGAACCTGCACCGCCGGATGCCCCTCCGGAAGGAGGACATCCTACAGGGTCAGGAAACTCATGAGGATGGCTCAGCTCGGAATGAAGGAGGAGATCGTCAACAGCGAGGAGCTGTGGGAGTGCAGCACCTGCTACACCTGCGTCGAGAGGTGCCCCAGGCAGGTTCCCATCGTGGACATCATCATCGCCCTCAGGAACATTGCAGTCGCCGAGGGTCACATGTACGAGAACCACAAGAACACTGCCAAGAACCTGGCCAAGTACGGACACACCGTCTCCGTCCAGGACAAGATCACCGCCCTCAGGGAGCAGATCGGACTTCCCGGCATCCCGCCCACCGTTCTCTCCAACGACAAGGCAAAGGCCGACCTCGACAAGATCCTGACTCTCACGGGATTCGACAAGATTACGGAGTGA
- the hdrB gene encoding CoB--CoM heterodisulfide reductase subunit B, giving the protein MAKYAFFLGCIAPLRYPGIEKSTREVCAALGVELVDLQDASCCPAPGVIRAFSKKTWLAAAARNLALAEKQGLPILTICNGCYGSLFDAAHELAHDEKLLAEVNEVLKEIGMEYKGTTKVYHFAEVLYREVGIEGIKAKITNPLSYQVAAFYGCHFLKPSNIKGVDDPEDPKILDELIEATGAKSMPRKQKMLCCGAGGGLKAAFGDVAKKFTETNLENMKESGAQYIIDVCPFCHLQFDGVQKELGYNIPVLHLSQLYGLAMGMTAEDLALSAHVTPVTL; this is encoded by the coding sequence ATGGCAAAATACGCGTTTTTCCTCGGATGCATCGCACCCCTCAGGTACCCTGGAATCGAGAAGTCCACGAGGGAGGTCTGTGCCGCCCTCGGAGTCGAGCTCGTCGACCTCCAGGATGCTAGCTGCTGCCCCGCCCCCGGAGTCATCAGGGCGTTCAGCAAGAAGACCTGGCTCGCAGCTGCCGCCAGGAACCTGGCCCTCGCCGAGAAGCAGGGTCTCCCGATCCTCACCATCTGCAACGGATGCTACGGATCCCTGTTCGACGCCGCCCACGAGCTCGCTCACGACGAGAAGCTCCTGGCCGAGGTCAACGAGGTCCTGAAGGAGATCGGAATGGAGTACAAGGGAACCACCAAGGTCTACCACTTTGCCGAGGTCCTGTACAGGGAGGTCGGAATCGAGGGAATCAAGGCCAAGATCACCAACCCTCTGTCCTATCAGGTTGCTGCCTTCTACGGATGCCACTTCCTGAAGCCCAGCAACATCAAGGGCGTTGACGACCCCGAGGACCCCAAGATCCTGGACGAGCTGATCGAGGCCACCGGTGCCAAGAGCATGCCCAGGAAGCAGAAGATGCTGTGCTGCGGAGCTGGAGGAGGACTCAAGGCCGCCTTCGGAGACGTCGCCAAGAAGTTCACCGAGACCAACCTCGAGAACATGAAGGAGTCCGGTGCCCAGTACATCATCGACGTCTGTCCGTTCTGCCACCTGCAGTTCGACGGAGTGCAGAAGGAGCTCGGATACAACATCCCCGTCCTGCACCTGTCCCAGCTCTACGGACTGGCCATGGGAATGACCGCAGAGGACCTCGCTCTCTCCGCGCACGTCACCCCCGTGACCCTCTGA
- a CDS encoding 30S ribosomal protein S3ae codes for MAPAKKVKAAAGRKVKDKWKAKEWYKIHAPRMFNESEIGETPSADPEFVIGRTVEVTVQDLTGDFSKMHIKLKFKVTSVDGHDAKTAFIGHDLTSDYVRRLTRRRKTKTDHVVDIVTKDGFTYRIKTMSIADRRIQSSQEDAMRRVIGETLVAIGQERTLSEIVKDIVSGDLAKELARACRIIIPIKRIEIRKSEVLAVGEGEPESIMPAADVQPAEDEESEEASTEEPAEEPAAEAEEPEAPAEEKAEE; via the coding sequence ATGGCACCCGCAAAGAAAGTCAAGGCCGCAGCAGGCCGCAAGGTGAAGGACAAGTGGAAGGCGAAAGAGTGGTACAAGATCCACGCTCCCCGCATGTTCAACGAGTCCGAGATCGGAGAGACCCCCTCTGCAGACCCCGAGTTCGTCATCGGACGTACCGTCGAGGTCACCGTGCAGGACCTCACTGGGGACTTCTCCAAGATGCACATCAAGCTGAAGTTCAAGGTCACATCCGTCGACGGACACGACGCCAAGACCGCATTCATCGGCCACGACCTGACCAGCGACTACGTCAGGAGGCTGACCCGCAGGAGAAAGACCAAGACCGACCACGTCGTCGACATCGTCACCAAGGACGGGTTCACCTACAGGATCAAGACCATGTCCATCGCCGACAGGCGCATCCAGTCCTCCCAGGAGGACGCCATGAGGAGGGTCATCGGAGAGACCCTCGTCGCCATCGGACAGGAGAGGACCCTCTCCGAGATCGTCAAGGACATCGTCTCCGGAGACCTCGCCAAGGAGCTGGCCAGGGCCTGCCGCATCATCATCCCCATCAAGAGGATCGAGATCCGCAAGTCCGAGGTCCTCGCCGTCGGAGAGGGAGAGCCCGAGTCCATCATGCCAGCCGCCGATGTGCAGCCCGCTGAGGACGAGGAGTCCGAGGAGGCCTCTACTGAGGAGCCTGCCGAGGAGCCCGCCGCCGAGGCAGAGGAGCCCGAGGCCCCCGCTGAGGAGAAGGCCGAGGAGTGA
- a CDS encoding TRC40/GET3/ArsA family transport-energizing ATPase codes for MRLIIYTGKGGVGKTSTSAATAYRLSELGYRTLLMSTDSAHSLGDSLDMDLGTDIKNVRPNLDALEIDIIHEMRTKWKDIQNYVAAFMLSQGMGEISAEEMAIMPGMEMISALFYVNQFEDEGKYDVIVMDTAPTGETLRLLSFPDVTNWYLDKGFGMIKKLLHIARATVGKIMDMPLPSDEVLESVGDIKDNMDRVKILLEDPNRTTVRLVLNPEKMVIRETMRAYTYLCLYNKNVETLIVNRVLPEEAGEGGFFKEKLEEQKENMELIHHAFDPMEIKYCEMMRTELRGLDKLKLMADMIYGEEDPYKIYSDRSPMTFVTEGGVDKIVMKMPFVDSSNVELFRIDQSTVMVHVGSQKRNIQLPDAMVHEQVVGADFKDDELVIKFKRD; via the coding sequence ATGAGGCTCATCATCTACACAGGCAAGGGCGGGGTCGGGAAGACCTCCACCTCCGCGGCCACGGCATACAGGCTCTCCGAACTCGGATACAGGACCCTTCTGATGAGCACCGATTCCGCCCACTCCCTGGGGGACTCCCTCGACATGGACCTGGGCACGGACATCAAGAACGTAAGGCCCAACCTGGATGCGCTCGAGATAGACATCATCCACGAGATGAGGACGAAATGGAAGGACATCCAGAACTACGTCGCCGCGTTCATGCTCTCCCAGGGAATGGGCGAGATATCGGCAGAGGAGATGGCCATCATGCCCGGCATGGAGATGATCTCGGCGCTATTCTACGTCAACCAGTTCGAGGACGAGGGCAAGTACGACGTCATCGTCATGGACACCGCGCCGACCGGCGAGACTCTCAGGCTGCTCAGCTTCCCCGACGTGACCAACTGGTACCTGGACAAGGGGTTCGGTATGATCAAGAAGCTGCTCCACATCGCGAGGGCCACCGTCGGGAAGATCATGGACATGCCCCTGCCGTCCGACGAGGTCCTGGAGAGCGTCGGTGACATCAAGGACAACATGGACCGTGTGAAGATCCTGCTCGAGGACCCCAATAGGACGACTGTGAGGCTCGTTCTCAACCCGGAGAAGATGGTCATCAGGGAGACCATGCGCGCGTACACGTACCTGTGCCTCTACAACAAGAACGTCGAGACCCTCATCGTCAACAGGGTCCTGCCCGAGGAGGCCGGAGAGGGCGGGTTCTTCAAGGAGAAGCTCGAGGAGCAGAAGGAGAACATGGAACTCATACACCACGCCTTCGATCCGATGGAGATCAAGTACTGCGAGATGATGAGGACCGAGCTCCGCGGACTCGACAAGCTGAAGCTCATGGCCGACATGATCTACGGCGAGGAGGACCCTTACAAGATCTACTCCGACAGGAGCCCGATGACGTTCGTCACCGAGGGCGGCGTGGACAAGATAGTCATGAAGATGCCCTTCGTGGACAGCAGCAACGTGGAGCTCTTCCGCATCGACCAGAGCACCGTGATGGTGCATGTCGGCAGCCAGAAGCGCAACATCCAGCTGCCGGATGCGATGGTCCACGAACAGGTCGTCGGGGCAGATTTCAAGGATGATGAGCTCGTTATCAAGTTCAAGAGGGACTGA
- a CDS encoding TIGR00296 family protein produces MSFGSEAVGLARAAIDSEVLGTRFDNVASDARFREESGAFVTLSTHPGHDLRGCIGYPMPFFQLGRAIEEAARAACHDPRFPDLGEDEVDRVTVEVTVLTVPERIRAGSPAELLSEVVVGRDGLIIEYRGNRGLLLPQVPVEWGWDAEEYLAHLSMKAGLPPDAWTYPGVTISSFRGEIYKETSPRGDVVEG; encoded by the coding sequence ATGTCCTTCGGATCGGAGGCGGTGGGGCTCGCCAGGGCGGCCATAGACTCCGAGGTCCTCGGGACACGGTTCGACAACGTGGCGTCCGATGCCCGTTTCCGGGAGGAGTCCGGCGCGTTCGTCACCCTCAGCACCCATCCTGGCCACGACCTGCGCGGATGCATAGGCTACCCGATGCCTTTCTTCCAGCTCGGGCGGGCAATAGAGGAGGCCGCCAGGGCGGCATGCCACGACCCGCGCTTCCCCGACCTGGGGGAGGACGAGGTCGACCGCGTGACCGTGGAGGTGACAGTGCTGACGGTCCCCGAGAGGATCCGGGCGGGGAGCCCTGCGGAGCTGCTGTCGGAGGTCGTGGTCGGACGCGACGGGCTGATCATAGAATACCGCGGGAACCGGGGACTCCTGCTCCCGCAGGTCCCCGTGGAGTGGGGCTGGGACGCGGAGGAGTACCTGGCGCACCTGTCCATGAAGGCAGGCCTGCCTCCGGACGCATGGACCTACCCCGGTGTCACCATAAGTTCGTTCCGCGGAGAGATATACAAGGAGACATCCCCTCGCGGAGATGTCGTGGAGGGATGA
- a CDS encoding amidohydrolase family protein: MDIERVIEGRAFIDGELRYAEIGICDGKIVTVGRLVSGGDERVDVGSSRIILPGFMDPHVHFRDPGMTNKETFDTGTMAAVHGGVTCVLDMPNTKPPVTDVQTLLDKKASVRGRANVDYGLFAAVTANVNAGMIAPLVPAFKLFMGSTTGNILLDDDEEMIPAVRDVLATGKRMSVHAEDDHLISREAEGCTRDHLRNRPAEAEWTAIRRLASNFGGSRINICHLTTPEGLDMAKAAGFTTEVTMHHMMFEVDRFPGAEYKVNPPLRDIDCRDRLFRRFLSGDIDMFGSDHAPHTAEEKAQEFDAAPGGIPGVETTMPMVMDMVRRDVIPMAQAVRMGAENPGRLFSVPKGRIAVGYDADLLVFDMRNSSVIDVRSLHSRCGHSPYGGFGAVFPETVMVRGEVQVEDGEFCGEPLGRDVCG; encoded by the coding sequence ATGGACATAGAGCGCGTCATAGAGGGAAGAGCCTTCATCGACGGTGAGCTGAGATACGCCGAGATCGGGATCTGCGACGGGAAGATCGTGACCGTCGGGAGACTAGTGTCGGGAGGCGACGAGAGGGTGGACGTCGGATCAAGCAGGATAATCCTGCCGGGTTTCATGGATCCGCACGTGCACTTCCGCGACCCCGGTATGACGAACAAGGAGACTTTCGACACGGGGACGATGGCCGCCGTCCACGGCGGAGTGACGTGCGTCCTTGACATGCCCAACACCAAGCCCCCGGTCACCGATGTCCAGACGCTTCTGGACAAGAAGGCGTCCGTCAGGGGCAGGGCGAACGTGGACTACGGTCTGTTCGCGGCAGTCACCGCCAACGTCAACGCCGGCATGATCGCCCCCCTGGTCCCAGCGTTCAAGCTCTTCATGGGATCCACGACCGGGAACATACTGCTGGACGACGACGAGGAGATGATCCCTGCGGTCAGGGACGTCCTCGCAACGGGCAAGAGGATGAGCGTCCACGCGGAGGACGACCATCTCATATCGCGGGAGGCGGAGGGCTGCACCCGGGACCATCTCAGGAACCGTCCTGCCGAGGCCGAGTGGACTGCCATACGCAGGCTGGCCTCCAACTTCGGGGGATCCAGGATCAACATATGCCATCTGACGACGCCGGAAGGTCTCGACATGGCGAAGGCGGCCGGATTCACGACTGAAGTCACAATGCACCACATGATGTTCGAGGTCGACCGCTTCCCGGGCGCCGAATACAAGGTCAACCCTCCGCTGAGGGACATAGACTGCCGCGACAGGTTGTTCAGAAGGTTCCTGTCCGGGGACATAGACATGTTCGGATCGGACCACGCTCCGCACACCGCTGAGGAGAAGGCCCAGGAGTTCGACGCGGCCCCAGGGGGGATTCCCGGGGTGGAGACCACGATGCCGATGGTGATGGACATGGTCCGCAGGGATGTAATCCCCATGGCACAGGCCGTGCGCATGGGCGCGGAGAACCCCGGAAGGCTGTTCTCGGTCCCCAAGGGGAGGATCGCTGTGGGCTACGACGCGGACCTCCTGGTCTTCGACATGAGGAACTCGTCCGTCATCGACGTCAGGAGCCTTCACAGCAGATGCGGGCACTCCCCGTACGGGGGGTTCGGCGCCGTGTTCCCCGAAACGGTTATGGTCAGGGGCGAGGTGCAGGTGGAGGACGGGGAGTTCTGCGGAGAGCCCCTCGGGAGGGATGTCTGTGGCTGA
- a CDS encoding YkgJ family cysteine cluster protein, whose amino-acid sequence MADYEVDYSEVTGRKVDCPSECGMCCLCQPEVLPEERAFFRTNYPDALVKAKGPEPYFALALKKGCGSCVFLDGRRCRVYDHRTAYCRQFPFHLYASDRIKVELDLSCRGAWTGTGVDALSEAKDLVARADRRIVSALEESTAVYREFYANCREAGVMAVPSGLRMSVSENLSMFTDLAYLSRIMDMAQIEPLMSLAGIQPERNLDIPSLEEAGRDSALESMSSSDPLSVPVYCDSQWNWNMFMASEEKVVWNVMDDEGDLHMKGEADPMDIRLRIPDAAGRHVLSEYIQTLNGRDSFMGSVFALMDENGYEDDMSNAYYGCLSVTVMDLLWRMSMLDHFMGIGCGADAVREAIIFYDMDRLDAPTIGAFV is encoded by the coding sequence GTGGCTGATTACGAAGTGGATTACTCCGAGGTTACCGGAAGGAAAGTCGATTGTCCCAGCGAGTGCGGCATGTGCTGCCTGTGCCAGCCGGAGGTGCTCCCCGAGGAGCGTGCGTTCTTCCGCACAAACTACCCGGACGCCCTGGTCAAGGCGAAGGGCCCCGAGCCGTACTTCGCGCTCGCGCTTAAGAAGGGCTGCGGGTCGTGCGTCTTCCTGGACGGGAGGAGGTGCAGAGTATACGACCACAGGACCGCATACTGCAGGCAGTTCCCGTTCCATCTCTACGCCAGCGACCGTATCAAGGTCGAGCTGGACCTGTCGTGCAGGGGCGCTTGGACGGGCACGGGAGTCGACGCCCTGTCGGAGGCGAAGGACCTCGTCGCCAGGGCGGACAGGAGGATCGTGTCCGCGCTGGAGGAGTCGACCGCGGTGTACCGCGAGTTCTACGCCAACTGCAGGGAGGCAGGCGTCATGGCCGTCCCGTCGGGCCTCAGGATGTCCGTATCGGAGAATCTCTCCATGTTCACGGACCTGGCGTACCTGAGCCGTATCATGGACATGGCGCAGATAGAGCCGCTCATGTCCCTCGCCGGGATACAGCCGGAGCGCAACCTGGACATACCGTCCCTCGAGGAGGCGGGGAGGGACTCCGCCCTGGAGTCCATGTCTTCCAGCGATCCCCTGAGTGTCCCGGTTTACTGCGACAGCCAGTGGAACTGGAACATGTTCATGGCATCCGAGGAGAAGGTCGTCTGGAATGTCATGGACGACGAGGGGGACCTCCACATGAAAGGGGAGGCCGACCCGATGGACATCAGGCTGAGGATACCGGATGCGGCCGGAAGGCACGTCCTCTCGGAGTACATCCAGACCCTGAACGGCAGGGACAGTTTCATGGGGAGCGTCTTCGCGCTCATGGACGAGAACGGGTACGAGGACGACATGTCCAATGCGTACTACGGGTGCCTCTCCGTCACGGTGATGGACCTGCTCTGGAGGATGTCCATGCTGGACCACTTCATGGGCATCGGATGCGGTGCGGACGCCGTGAGGGAGGCCATAATATTCTATGACATGGACCGTCTGGACGCACCAACGATTGGGGCCTTCGTGTGA
- a CDS encoding small nuclear ribonucleoprotein (Enables 3` processing of polyadenylated mRNAs and tRNA precursors), with product MMKPLSVLNQAVGKNVMVELKGRKEYRGVLDGYDPHMNVVLRNAEEYADGQLRRRLNVVIVRGDNVIYISP from the coding sequence ATGATGAAGCCTCTCAGCGTCCTTAACCAGGCGGTCGGCAAGAACGTCATGGTTGAGCTCAAAGGCAGGAAGGAGTACCGCGGGGTCCTCGATGGATACGACCCCCACATGAACGTGGTGCTCAGGAACGCCGAGGAGTACGCCGACGGACAGCTGAGGAGAAGGCTGAACGTTGTGATTGTCCGCGGGGACAATGTAATTTACATTTCACCATAA
- a CDS encoding 50S ribosomal protein L37e, whose translation MGKGTPAQGRHNKFKTHIPCRRCGKRSYHVRKGVCASCGYGKTATIRSYNWAKIRD comes from the coding sequence ATGGGAAAGGGAACACCGGCACAGGGAAGGCACAACAAGTTCAAGACGCACATCCCCTGCCGCAGGTGCGGCAAGCGCTCGTACCACGTCAGGAAAGGCGTATGCGCCTCCTGCGGATACGGCAAGACCGCGACCATCAGGTCCTACAACTGGGCTAAGATCCGCGACTAA
- the purF gene encoding amidophosphoribosyltransferase, which produces MTGPEHSCGVVGISADFDVASALHTALMIIQHRGQESAGISVFNGSTIETVKGNGLVTIALPKEEIQTLLGHVGVGHVRYSTTGSKSVQNAQPLTVMTNFGTVAVAHNGDITNFAELKDKYMKEGWTFLTDSDSELVTKLLGKYMTMYNDPVKAIRAAMGELDGAFSLTILINDRLFAIRDMYGFRPLCLGKIDGGYIAVSESAAIDALRGELIRDIEPGEICEITKDTFKIYPPPAEHPKAYCMFEWVYFARPDSIIDGQEVYAVRRKIGEILARECPADVDLVMPVPDSGRAHAIGYSCATGIPYEEGFMKNRFADRTFIMPDQKQRESAVSMKMNPIKSTVNGKRIMIVDDSIVRGTTLKKLIAMLRKAGAKEVHVRVGSPPIIAPCYYGVDMKSRDQFIANRHSVEEIREIIGADSLGYISIEGLIEAIGFKERDLCLACVNGRYPTNIPGEVHRFQTNLKQDFN; this is translated from the coding sequence ATGACAGGGCCGGAACACAGCTGCGGCGTGGTCGGAATCAGCGCCGATTTCGATGTCGCGTCTGCTCTGCACACTGCCCTTATGATCATCCAGCACCGCGGCCAGGAGAGCGCCGGGATCTCGGTTTTCAACGGCAGCACCATCGAGACAGTCAAAGGCAACGGCCTTGTGACCATCGCACTGCCGAAGGAGGAGATCCAGACCCTCCTGGGCCACGTCGGCGTAGGGCATGTCAGGTACTCGACGACCGGTTCGAAGAGCGTGCAGAATGCACAGCCTCTGACGGTCATGACCAACTTCGGTACCGTCGCGGTTGCCCACAACGGCGACATAACCAATTTCGCCGAGCTCAAGGACAAGTACATGAAGGAGGGCTGGACCTTCCTCACCGACTCGGACAGCGAGCTCGTAACCAAGCTTCTCGGGAAGTACATGACCATGTACAACGACCCCGTCAAGGCCATCAGGGCCGCGATGGGCGAGCTCGACGGAGCCTTCTCACTGACAATCCTCATCAACGACCGTCTCTTCGCCATCCGCGACATGTACGGCTTCAGGCCGCTCTGCCTCGGGAAGATAGACGGCGGATACATAGCGGTCTCCGAGAGCGCTGCCATCGACGCCCTCAGGGGAGAGCTCATCAGGGACATCGAGCCCGGGGAGATCTGCGAGATCACGAAGGACACCTTCAAGATCTACCCCCCGCCGGCCGAGCATCCCAAGGCATACTGCATGTTCGAGTGGGTTTACTTCGCCAGACCCGACTCCATAATAGACGGACAGGAGGTCTACGCCGTCCGCAGGAAGATCGGGGAGATCCTCGCCAGGGAGTGCCCGGCGGACGTCGATCTGGTGATGCCGGTCCCGGACTCCGGACGCGCACACGCCATCGGGTACTCATGCGCCACAGGCATCCCCTACGAGGAAGGGTTCATGAAGAACCGCTTCGCCGACAGGACCTTCATCATGCCTGACCAGAAGCAGAGGGAGTCGGCCGTCTCCATGAAGATGAACCCGATCAAGAGCACCGTTAACGGCAAGCGCATCATGATCGTCGACGACAGCATCGTCAGGGGCACCACCCTGAAGAAGCTCATCGCAATGCTCCGCAAGGCAGGAGCGAAAGAGGTCCATGTGCGTGTGGGCAGCCCGCCCATCATAGCCCCGTGCTACTACGGTGTCGACATGAAGTCCAGGGACCAGTTCATCGCCAACCGCCACAGCGTCGAGGAGATCAGGGAGATCATCGGTGCGGACAGCCTCGGGTACATCAGCATCGAGGGCCTGATCGAGGCGATAGGGTTCAAGGAGAGGGACCTCTGTCTCGCATGCGTCAACGGCAGGTATCCGACCAACATCCCCGGCGAGGTCCACAGGTTCCAGACCAACCTGAAGCAGGACTTCAACTGA
- a CDS encoding methyltransferase domain-containing protein yields MDAIKRHWDIRSSDYNDFVVKGFSIDRERRSWQEHFTSILGTEPLDILDVGCGPGIVSMQLADLGHRMTSVDLSDRMLDYARENARANGLDIDFRQADAMALPFGDGSFEAVVSDYMLWTVPDPEKVISEWYRVLKPGCTLAYTDGDWFTDPRMTSLRCRISDMFVRLEKGRPKDDVEREESELDLWSSRACRPADDIPMLEEAGFTDIRVIDNVQRKVLHGSRYLAHGLTNNHFTVTAVKP; encoded by the coding sequence ATGGACGCCATCAAGAGGCACTGGGACATCCGCTCCTCCGACTACAACGACTTCGTCGTGAAGGGCTTCTCGATCGACAGGGAGCGCAGGTCCTGGCAGGAGCACTTCACGTCCATACTCGGCACGGAGCCGCTGGACATTCTGGATGTGGGCTGCGGCCCGGGCATAGTGTCCATGCAGCTCGCCGACCTGGGGCACAGGATGACGTCCGTGGATCTGTCGGACAGGATGCTCGATTACGCCAGGGAGAACGCCCGCGCCAACGGCCTCGACATAGACTTCCGTCAGGCGGATGCGATGGCGCTCCCGTTCGGGGACGGATCCTTCGAGGCGGTGGTCAGCGACTACATGCTCTGGACGGTCCCAGACCCCGAGAAGGTCATCTCCGAGTGGTACAGGGTCCTGAAGCCCGGATGCACCCTGGCCTACACCGACGGGGACTGGTTCACCGATCCCAGGATGACGTCCCTGAGATGCAGGATCTCGGACATGTTCGTCAGACTCGAGAAGGGAAGGCCCAAGGACGACGTCGAGCGGGAGGAGTCAGAGCTCGACCTCTGGTCATCCCGTGCTTGCCGTCCCGCGGATGACATCCCCATGCTCGAGGAGGCGGGTTTCACCGACATACGTGTCATAGACAACGTCCAGAGGAAGGTCCTGCACGGTTCCAGGTATCTGGCCCACGGCCTGACGAACAACCATTTCACGGTCACCGCTGTGAAGCCGTGA
- a CDS encoding methyltransferase domain-containing protein has protein sequence MESNLDKIEGYWTLRADGYSETILEQIEDGRYRHWLGIIEKHLPEGRNLRILDVGCGPGFFPIILGREGHSVTAVDYTEAMLDQARENCARFGVDAEFRRMDAQHLEFDDDTFDVVISRNLVWDLESPRAAYKEWLRVVRPRGKLMVFDGNHYLYIYDEEYAEVREGDTKVATEHDHMNGVDASIMERIAENLPLSRERRPQWDVDNLIEMGAKNIVVDTDGRDSYRIQTGGETLYLPSSFFICVTK, from the coding sequence ATGGAATCGAATCTGGACAAGATAGAGGGCTACTGGACCCTCAGGGCCGACGGCTACTCCGAGACGATACTGGAGCAGATCGAGGACGGTCGCTACAGGCACTGGCTCGGGATCATCGAGAAGCATCTTCCAGAGGGACGGAACCTCAGGATACTGGATGTCGGGTGCGGCCCGGGATTCTTCCCCATCATCCTGGGAAGGGAGGGCCATAGCGTGACCGCCGTCGACTACACGGAGGCGATGCTCGATCAGGCCAGGGAGAACTGCGCCAGGTTCGGTGTGGATGCGGAGTTCAGGCGCATGGACGCGCAGCATCTGGAGTTCGACGACGACACCTTCGACGTCGTGATATCCAGGAACCTCGTCTGGGACCTGGAGTCCCCCAGGGCCGCGTACAAGGAGTGGCTCAGGGTCGTCAGGCCCAGAGGCAAGCTGATGGTCTTCGACGGCAACCACTACCTGTACATCTACGACGAGGAGTACGCCGAGGTCCGCGAGGGCGATACCAAGGTCGCTACGGAGCATGACCACATGAACGGGGTGGACGCATCCATAATGGAGAGGATTGCGGAGAATCTGCCTCTGAGCAGAGAGAGGCGCCCCCAGTGGGATGTCGACAACCTCATAGAGATGGGAGCCAAGAACATCGTCGTCGACACCGACGGCAGGGACTCGTACAGGATCCAGACCGGCGGGGAGACTCTCTATCTTCCGAGCTCATTTTTCATCTGCGTCACAAAGTGA